A stretch of Microbulbifer sp. SAOS-129_SWC DNA encodes these proteins:
- a CDS encoding alpha/beta hydrolase — protein MTPRHWLLALPLLCAALAQAGDYTLDSTYKKLRPDYPDIVPVRLQLHSPVRQWPGRIYRRVNGEALKLDVFAPPAGGAARTGLLLVHGGGWRSGDRRLLAPLAQALAARGYVVATADYRMAPPATFPAPVHDLLAALAWLRANAGTFNVDPARLAIGGSSAGGQLAALAGLWAGDRQRDAHGTPVAAIINIDGLWDFTTPLALRYENDPARTVTSAGAFLGGRFEARPQIWRAASPLTYLDATAPPILCLTSGRPRFSAGIDAAGTRADALGVPFTRQRYPGTPHSFWLFEPWFSRVTRQLAQFLARLPQPPGKRTDH, from the coding sequence GTGACACCGCGCCACTGGCTGCTGGCGCTGCCGCTGCTGTGCGCCGCGCTGGCACAGGCGGGCGACTACACGCTCGACAGCACCTACAAAAAACTGCGGCCGGATTACCCCGACATAGTGCCGGTGCGCCTGCAGCTGCACAGCCCCGTGCGCCAGTGGCCGGGCCGCATTTACCGCCGGGTTAACGGCGAGGCACTGAAGCTGGATGTGTTCGCGCCGCCAGCGGGCGGCGCGGCGCGCACCGGGCTGCTGCTGGTGCACGGCGGCGGCTGGCGTTCCGGCGACCGCCGGCTGCTGGCGCCACTGGCACAGGCGCTGGCGGCGCGCGGCTACGTGGTGGCCACGGCCGACTACCGGATGGCGCCGCCGGCGACTTTCCCCGCGCCGGTGCACGACCTGCTGGCGGCACTGGCGTGGCTGCGCGCCAACGCCGGCACTTTCAACGTGGATCCGGCGCGACTCGCGATCGGCGGCAGCTCCGCCGGCGGCCAGCTGGCCGCACTCGCGGGCCTGTGGGCCGGCGACCGCCAACGGGATGCGCACGGTACGCCGGTGGCGGCGATCATCAATATCGACGGCCTGTGGGATTTCACCACGCCGCTGGCACTGCGCTACGAGAACGACCCGGCGCGCACAGTGACCTCTGCCGGCGCCTTCCTCGGTGGCCGCTTCGAGGCGCGACCGCAGATCTGGCGCGCCGCCTCGCCACTGACCTACCTCGACGCCACGGCGCCGCCAATCCTGTGCCTGACCAGTGGCCGGCCGCGTTTCTCCGCCGGTATCGACGCCGCCGGCACCCGGGCCGACGCCCTCGGCGTGCCCTTCACGCGCCAGCGCTATCCCGGCACGCCACACAGTTTCTGGCTGTTCGAGCCCTGGTTCAGCCGAGTCACGCGCCAGCTGGCGCAATTCCTGGCACGCCTGCCACAACCGCCCGGCAAGCGCACCGACCACTGA
- a CDS encoding pectinesterase family protein encodes MNMHSLLAALCLCGGLAACSDNGDPSPLPDPGPAELLQPNSGSGSDSGSGGDSGSGTDAGADSGSAADSSDTAADPGPFTCPPSGLYFCDDFEDGEFTSTWDTLIDGYGLSDPGSFDILDAGEAGKSLRFTAGTRGDNLNEGELILVKPEAFAGVPADYFVEYRIRPRDNSNTGNKYLYGIGRYQGPLQWYFGGLNMQSSSESTQVEAGLATSGGVDRQVQAKKPLLLGTKDGTDGNWYTVRYDMVGASVTVYLDGEELGSFTDSDALYADAGRIGFFTYNRSFEVNYVKVGDPSVKPVQLTLDYAESSWSTTAGDPPLAVNVTAVQSDGVTADSFSAAASDENIVSVAVSDNRVTLTPLAEGDTTVTFTSGSAPSLQKTIDVSVARAFEMPGASYGDLSARVTPLPGTGSEYEDTRLSITFDSAPTLADQGSVRIFRAADDTEVDAIRAGGETDTLGYAGQAQTRTLNVNPFEISGDTLIISPHTGALDYGTEYYVAISNGLVQSVQLNGGDFVGLGKNAGWTFTTRTGGPSGADVTVDDDGAADFRTVQGALNYVMENVGADDAASIRIAAGDYREPLYLGGKNNLTISGAGRDLTRIYYENYDGLNSGSDQRTLFLVKGGDLLTLENLSIENTHRRSGSGDQAETLYFNSEGRLIVKSAAFYSEQDTLLMKGYNWFYDALIAGNVDFIWGYSTATVFENSEIRSLGDSKSSAATSTGGYVLQARTPSADAPGFVFLNSKLTQGAGPSGVTIEPGTTYLARSGGSNSYYDNVAYINTAMDTHVADIGWAYAGINSQPAPNPETASATGGWREYGSTDLSGSPLDLSSRCDGNGSCYQLSAAEVAANFCSRAQIFAGWNGGEGWDPYPQDTSDDGCAAPAGSSETWNGSGVMLGEPGSITPASGSISAQTDSSVTFSASDGKFETGMSFYLVSQQVTGDFTLSAKLKSAGTPYAANQFPVGLMLCECDVASAGNSPLAHVGMVMSGSDWVTQYGQVLADGGSWGKDGDGTVLTPGDNLYFKLQRVGQAYYAFYSTDGGANYTQIGANTFSGLPDTLKVGLFAAPYYDNQSFSFEDIQLLQ; translated from the coding sequence ATGAACATGCATTCCCTGCTCGCCGCGCTGTGCCTGTGCGGCGGGCTTGCCGCCTGTAGCGACAACGGCGATCCCAGCCCGCTGCCGGACCCCGGCCCCGCCGAGCTGTTGCAGCCCAATAGCGGCAGCGGTTCCGACAGCGGTAGCGGCGGCGACTCCGGCAGCGGCACGGATGCCGGTGCAGATAGCGGATCGGCAGCCGACAGCAGCGACACCGCTGCGGATCCGGGCCCGTTCACCTGCCCGCCCAGCGGCCTGTATTTCTGCGATGACTTCGAAGACGGCGAATTCACCAGCACCTGGGACACCCTGATCGATGGCTACGGCCTCAGTGACCCCGGCAGCTTCGACATTCTCGACGCGGGCGAAGCCGGCAAGTCACTGCGCTTTACCGCCGGTACCCGCGGCGACAACCTGAACGAGGGCGAGCTGATTCTGGTCAAGCCCGAGGCCTTCGCCGGCGTACCGGCGGACTACTTCGTCGAGTACCGCATCCGCCCGCGGGACAACAGCAACACCGGCAACAAATACCTGTACGGCATCGGCCGCTATCAGGGACCACTGCAGTGGTACTTCGGTGGCCTGAATATGCAGAGCAGCAGTGAGTCCACCCAGGTGGAAGCGGGCCTGGCCACCAGCGGCGGCGTCGACCGCCAGGTGCAGGCGAAGAAACCGCTGCTGCTGGGCACCAAAGACGGCACCGACGGCAACTGGTACACAGTGCGCTACGACATGGTCGGCGCCAGCGTCACCGTTTACCTGGACGGCGAAGAGCTGGGTTCCTTTACCGACAGCGACGCCCTCTACGCGGACGCCGGTCGTATCGGATTCTTCACTTACAACCGCTCCTTCGAAGTGAACTATGTGAAAGTCGGCGACCCCAGTGTCAAACCGGTGCAGCTGACGCTCGACTACGCCGAGTCCAGCTGGAGTACCACCGCTGGCGACCCGCCGCTCGCGGTCAATGTCACCGCGGTGCAGAGCGACGGCGTCACCGCGGACAGTTTTTCCGCCGCCGCCAGCGATGAAAATATTGTCTCCGTCGCCGTCAGCGACAACCGCGTGACCCTGACCCCGCTGGCCGAGGGCGATACCACCGTCACCTTCACCAGTGGCTCGGCGCCCAGCCTGCAGAAAACCATCGACGTCAGCGTGGCCCGGGCTTTCGAAATGCCCGGCGCCAGCTATGGCGACCTGTCCGCGCGCGTCACTCCGCTGCCGGGAACCGGCAGCGAGTACGAGGACACCCGCCTCAGTATCACCTTCGACAGTGCACCGACACTGGCGGACCAGGGCTCGGTGCGTATCTTCCGCGCCGCCGACGACACCGAGGTGGATGCCATCCGCGCCGGCGGCGAGACCGACACCCTCGGCTACGCCGGCCAGGCCCAGACCCGCACCCTCAACGTCAATCCGTTCGAGATCTCCGGCGACACCCTGATCATCTCCCCGCATACCGGCGCCCTCGACTACGGCACCGAATACTATGTGGCGATCAGCAACGGCCTGGTGCAGAGCGTACAGCTTAACGGCGGCGACTTTGTCGGCCTGGGTAAAAACGCCGGCTGGACCTTCACCACCCGTACCGGCGGCCCCAGCGGCGCCGATGTGACCGTGGACGACGACGGTGCAGCCGACTTCCGCACCGTGCAGGGCGCACTCAACTATGTGATGGAAAATGTCGGCGCCGATGACGCCGCCAGTATCCGTATTGCCGCCGGCGACTATCGCGAACCGCTGTACCTCGGCGGCAAGAACAACCTGACCATCAGCGGCGCCGGCCGCGACCTGACGCGAATCTATTACGAAAATTACGACGGCCTCAACAGCGGCAGCGACCAGCGCACCCTATTTCTGGTGAAAGGCGGCGACCTGCTGACACTGGAAAACCTGAGTATCGAGAATACGCACCGGCGCAGCGGCAGCGGCGACCAGGCGGAAACCCTCTACTTCAACAGCGAGGGCCGCCTGATCGTGAAGAGCGCAGCCTTTTACTCCGAGCAGGACACGCTGCTGATGAAGGGCTACAACTGGTTTTACGATGCGCTCATCGCCGGCAACGTGGATTTTATCTGGGGTTACAGCACCGCCACCGTGTTCGAGAACTCCGAGATCCGCTCCCTCGGCGATTCCAAGAGCAGCGCAGCCACCAGTACCGGCGGCTACGTACTGCAGGCGCGCACCCCCAGCGCCGATGCCCCCGGTTTCGTGTTCCTGAACTCGAAACTGACCCAGGGTGCCGGCCCCAGCGGGGTCACGATCGAACCCGGCACCACCTACCTGGCGCGCAGCGGCGGCAGCAACAGCTATTACGACAATGTCGCCTACATCAATACCGCCATGGACACCCACGTAGCGGATATCGGCTGGGCCTACGCCGGCATCAACAGCCAGCCGGCCCCCAATCCCGAGACCGCCAGTGCCACCGGCGGCTGGCGCGAGTACGGCAGCACCGACCTGTCCGGCAGTCCGCTGGACCTGTCCAGCCGCTGTGACGGCAACGGCAGCTGCTACCAGCTCAGCGCTGCGGAAGTCGCGGCCAACTTCTGCTCGCGTGCACAGATCTTTGCCGGCTGGAACGGTGGTGAAGGCTGGGATCCGTATCCGCAAGACACCAGTGATGACGGCTGTGCCGCGCCGGCGGGTTCCAGCGAAACCTGGAACGGCAGCGGCGTGATGCTGGGCGAACCCGGCAGTATCACCCCGGCCAGCGGCAGCATCAGCGCGCAGACCGACAGCAGTGTCACCTTCAGTGCCAGCGACGGCAAGTTCGAGACCGGCATGTCCTTCTACCTGGTATCCCAGCAGGTCACCGGCGACTTCACCCTCAGCGCCAAACTGAAATCCGCCGGCACGCCCTATGCCGCCAACCAGTTCCCGGTGGGCCTGATGCTGTGCGAGTGCGATGTGGCCAGCGCCGGCAACTCGCCGCTGGCGCATGTGGGTATGGTCATGAGCGGCAGCGACTGGGTCACCCAGTACGGCCAGGTGCTCGCGGACGGTGGCAGCTGGGGCAAGGACGGCGACGGCACGGTGCTGACGCCCGGCGACAACCTCTACTTCAAGCTGCAGCGGGTCGGCCAGGCCTACTACGCCTTCTACTCCACCGATGGCGGCGCCAACTACACCCAGATCGGCGCCAACACCTTCAGTGGTTTGCCCGACACGCTCAAAGTCGGCCTGTTCGCCGCGCCCTACTACGACAACCAGAGCTTCTCTTTCGAGGATATCCAGCTGCTCCAGTAA
- a CDS encoding CBM35 domain-containing protein: MKTKARIPAALGALLGGLLLPAWASAQTTGYATQNGGTTGGAGGQVVYATTGTEIHQALCNRAASDTPIIIQVEGTINHGNTSKVSGDSCNTADDKIELKEISNVTLVGVGSGALFDELGIHIRSASNIILQNLHVRNVKKSGSPTSNGGDAVGMESDVSNVWADHLTLEASGGESDGYDALFDLKANTKYVTLSYSILRNSGRGGLIGSSDSDADNGPVTFHHNLYDNIDSRTPLLRHGTAHAYNNYYRSLNKSGMNPRIGGQIKADNNYFEDSKDPIGTFYTNDMGYWDVSGNIYSNVTWTADGDKNHPAGPNPVSTTSISIPYAYALDDAGCVPQIVLATAGADTGMLQSDGNCQSGSSSSSSSSSSSSSSSSSSSSSSSSSSSSSSSSSSSGSSSGGGDLGSNLALAGDADGSSKGNSTSYGNVIDGDLTSYWQPGSSSGERISVKNFNSSFNTVIVREIGSATQAWRLVNHDTGAELASGTGIGAALQVYLGDQTMDKLDLMIDSASSAPQIAEFELYNASGSSSSSSSSSSSSSSSSSSSSGGSTSSTLTLQESVAGFCAVDGVIESEHAGYTGSGYANTDNASGTAVEWSVDVPAAGLYTLQWRYASSGSDRAASVIINGSSAASVTMTDTGAWTSYADSSQVVVSLAAGYNSIRLEATGSNGLANIDRLQVTGNAPQAGDCNGGSASTSSSSSSSSSSSSSSSSSSSSSSSSSSSSSSGGSSSSSSSSSSSGGSIDLGDISNDCYILATDPNVNWRDSATLTSDQQIVECLSQTLGRAVGYGENALGGYDPNGNSHLTVITKNDPQGRSVEAQILDAITGDDYNWIVFDKFDFASETEIAMYRNFCGDASVQAAIGGTEAQCIDYHQWCDDNGYAQGDDCHNAFFNDRLNDKNLPIRNAVVGSHKTLDGRLTHGYFLFNGFAIGKDSSGAPVQTAESVIMTGLDFRGAGHVEDHQLDPDMIRSTGASHDIWIHRNTFDYTGDSAFDVKVGAYDITMSFNRVVDVLRAALHGSSDSRTINAQIRTTMHHNAFITRDARYMTLGNTGRRVPLIRRGTSHMFNNLFMNYRKDVLSVRVGASVLWQDNAFMINRDHQEKDDPDAALDERQAQMARDVADGNFRDDGSWLWFSDAECNLDPAYAREINDASGSVGDLSQDYSQTSRDIILANWLPAGQDLADYISATAGKGRELPFNSPLAHDISYVLGLGKVPCQQ, encoded by the coding sequence ATGAAAACCAAAGCGAGAATACCAGCGGCGCTCGGCGCGCTGCTGGGCGGTCTGTTGCTGCCGGCCTGGGCGTCGGCGCAGACAACCGGCTACGCCACTCAAAACGGCGGTACCACCGGCGGCGCCGGCGGTCAGGTGGTCTACGCCACCACCGGTACCGAAATTCACCAGGCGCTGTGCAATCGCGCCGCCAGCGACACCCCCATCATTATTCAGGTGGAGGGCACCATCAATCACGGCAATACCAGCAAGGTGTCCGGCGACAGCTGCAATACCGCCGACGACAAGATCGAGCTGAAAGAAATCAGCAACGTGACGCTGGTCGGCGTCGGCAGCGGTGCCCTGTTCGATGAGCTGGGGATTCATATCCGCAGTGCGTCCAACATCATTCTGCAGAACCTGCACGTGCGCAACGTGAAGAAATCCGGCTCGCCCACCTCCAACGGCGGCGACGCCGTCGGCATGGAGAGCGATGTGTCCAATGTGTGGGCGGACCACCTCACACTGGAGGCTTCCGGTGGCGAGAGCGACGGTTACGATGCGCTGTTCGATTTGAAGGCGAACACCAAATACGTGACCCTGTCCTACAGCATCCTGCGCAATTCCGGTCGCGGCGGCCTGATCGGTTCCAGCGACAGCGATGCCGACAACGGGCCGGTGACCTTCCACCACAACCTGTACGACAACATCGACTCGCGCACACCGCTGCTACGCCACGGCACCGCGCACGCGTACAACAACTACTACCGCAGCCTGAACAAGTCCGGCATGAATCCGCGCATCGGCGGCCAGATCAAGGCGGACAATAATTACTTCGAAGATTCCAAGGATCCGATCGGCACCTTCTATACCAACGATATGGGTTACTGGGATGTGAGCGGCAATATCTACTCCAATGTCACCTGGACGGCGGACGGCGATAAAAACCATCCCGCCGGCCCCAACCCGGTGTCCACCACTTCGATCAGCATTCCCTATGCCTACGCGCTGGATGATGCCGGCTGCGTACCGCAGATTGTGCTGGCCACCGCCGGCGCGGATACCGGTATGCTGCAGTCCGACGGCAACTGCCAGTCCGGCTCCAGCAGCTCTTCGTCCAGCTCCTCTTCCAGTTCATCGAGCAGTTCATCGAGCAGTTCGTCGAGCAGCTCCAGCAGCTCTTCTTCCAGCTCATCGAGCAGCTCCGGCTCTTCCAGTGGCGGCGGTGACCTGGGCAGCAACCTGGCGCTCGCCGGCGATGCCGACGGCAGCAGCAAGGGCAACAGCACCAGCTACGGCAATGTCATCGACGGCGACCTGACCAGCTACTGGCAGCCGGGTTCTTCGAGCGGCGAACGCATCTCGGTGAAGAATTTCAACAGCAGTTTCAATACCGTGATCGTGCGCGAAATCGGCAGCGCCACGCAGGCCTGGCGGCTGGTGAACCACGACACCGGTGCGGAACTCGCGTCCGGCACCGGTATCGGCGCGGCGCTGCAGGTCTACCTGGGCGACCAGACGATGGACAAGCTCGACCTGATGATCGACAGTGCCAGCAGTGCGCCGCAGATCGCCGAGTTCGAGCTGTACAACGCCAGTGGCAGTTCCTCCAGCAGCTCTTCCAGCTCGTCGAGCAGTTCCTCTTCCAGCAGTTCGTCTTCCGGCGGCAGCACCAGCTCGACGCTGACCCTGCAGGAAAGCGTCGCGGGTTTCTGTGCCGTGGACGGCGTCATCGAAAGTGAGCACGCCGGTTACACCGGTAGCGGCTACGCCAATACCGATAATGCCTCCGGTACCGCGGTGGAGTGGTCGGTGGACGTGCCCGCGGCCGGGCTCTATACGCTGCAGTGGCGCTATGCCAGCAGCGGCAGCGATCGCGCAGCCAGTGTGATCATCAACGGCAGCAGCGCCGCGTCGGTCACCATGACGGATACCGGTGCCTGGACCAGCTATGCCGACAGCAGCCAGGTGGTGGTGTCGCTCGCCGCCGGTTACAACAGCATCCGGCTCGAAGCGACTGGCAGCAACGGCCTGGCGAATATCGACCGGCTGCAGGTGACCGGCAACGCGCCGCAGGCCGGCGACTGCAATGGCGGCAGTGCCAGTACCTCGTCCAGCAGCAGCTCTTCGAGTTCATCCTCCAGCAGCTCATCGTCGAGCAGCTCCTCGTCCAGTAGCAGCTCGTCGAGCAGCTCGTCCGGCGGCAGCAGCTCGTCCAGCTCCAGCAGTTCCTCCTCCGGCGGCAGTATCGATCTGGGCGATATCAGTAACGACTGCTACATCCTCGCCACCGACCCGAACGTGAACTGGCGCGATTCCGCTACGCTGACCAGCGACCAGCAGATCGTCGAATGCCTGTCGCAAACCCTCGGCCGCGCCGTCGGTTACGGTGAAAACGCCCTCGGCGGTTACGACCCCAACGGCAACAGCCACCTGACCGTGATCACCAAGAACGACCCGCAGGGCCGCTCGGTGGAAGCGCAGATTCTCGATGCCATTACCGGCGACGACTACAACTGGATCGTGTTCGACAAGTTCGACTTCGCCAGCGAAACCGAAATCGCCATGTACCGCAATTTCTGCGGCGATGCTTCGGTACAGGCGGCGATCGGCGGCACCGAAGCGCAGTGTATCGACTACCACCAGTGGTGTGACGATAACGGCTATGCCCAGGGCGACGACTGCCACAACGCCTTCTTCAATGATCGCCTCAACGACAAGAATCTGCCGATCCGCAACGCGGTGGTCGGTTCGCACAAAACCCTCGACGGGCGCCTGACCCACGGCTACTTCCTGTTCAACGGTTTCGCCATCGGCAAGGACAGCTCCGGCGCACCGGTGCAGACCGCCGAGAGTGTGATCATGACCGGGCTGGATTTCCGTGGCGCCGGCCACGTGGAGGACCACCAGCTGGATCCGGATATGATCCGCTCCACCGGCGCCTCGCACGATATCTGGATTCACAGGAACACGTTCGACTACACCGGCGATTCGGCGTTCGACGTGAAAGTGGGTGCCTACGACATCACCATGTCATTCAACCGCGTAGTGGACGTGCTGCGTGCGGCGCTGCACGGCTCCAGTGACAGCCGTACGATCAACGCGCAGATCCGCACCACCATGCACCACAACGCGTTTATCACCCGCGACGCGCGCTACATGACGCTCGGCAACACCGGTCGCCGTGTACCGCTGATCCGCCGCGGCACCTCGCACATGTTCAACAACCTGTTTATGAATTACCGCAAGGATGTGCTGAGCGTGCGCGTGGGGGCCAGCGTGCTGTGGCAGGACAACGCCTTCATGATCAACCGCGATCATCAGGAGAAGGACGATCCAGATGCGGCGCTGGACGAGCGCCAGGCGCAAATGGCGCGCGACGTGGCCGACGGCAACTTCCGCGACGACGGTTCCTGGCTGTGGTTCTCCGATGCCGAGTGCAATCTGGACCCGGCCTACGCGCGCGAGATCAACGATGCCTCCGGCAGCGTCGGCGACCTGTCCCAGGATTACTCGCAGACCTCCCGCGACATCATCCTCGCCAACTGGCTGCCGGCCGGCCAGGACCTGGCCGACTACATCAGTGCCACCGCCGGCAAGGGCCGCGAGCTGCCGTTCAACTCGCCGCTGGCCCACGACATCAGCTACGTGCTCGGTCTCGGCAAGGTGCCCTGCCAGCAGTAA
- a CDS encoding DNA starvation/stationary phase protection protein encodes MAKTAKETLRSKEHARLNTPTDLGEIAREDITGAVNALLADTFGLYMKTKNFHWHVSGPHFRDYHLLFDEQAEEILGMTDSLAERVRKLGGSTLRSIGHISRLQRSSDNDAEYVDPQDMLAELREDNQAMIARMREVHDLCDEHEDVGTASLLEDFIDQAEKRTWFLFETSRSTGMTRH; translated from the coding sequence ATGGCCAAGACGGCAAAAGAGACGCTGCGCAGCAAAGAGCACGCGCGGCTGAATACCCCGACCGATCTGGGTGAAATTGCACGCGAAGACATTACCGGTGCGGTGAATGCGCTGCTGGCGGATACCTTCGGGCTGTATATGAAAACGAAGAATTTCCACTGGCATGTAAGTGGCCCGCACTTTCGCGATTACCACCTGCTGTTTGATGAACAGGCCGAGGAAATTCTCGGCATGACCGACAGCCTTGCGGAGCGCGTGCGCAAGCTGGGCGGTTCCACCCTGCGTTCCATCGGCCATATCAGCAGGCTGCAGCGCTCCAGCGATAACGACGCCGAATACGTCGACCCGCAGGACATGCTGGCGGAGTTGCGCGAGGACAATCAGGCGATGATTGCGCGCATGCGCGAGGTACACGACCTCTGCGACGAACACGAAGATGTGGGCACGGCCAGCCTGCTGGAGGATTTTATCGACCAGGCGGAAAAGCGCACCTGGTTCCTGTTCGAGACCAGCCGCAGCACCGGCATGACCCGGCACTAG
- the betB gene encoding betaine-aldehyde dehydrogenase has product MSLLDDRLLWIGGQYVAAEDGTFFDTLNPATGAVICRVARASAADVDKAVAAAELGQAEWAAMSGAERGRILQRTAELLRAHCDEVARLESLDGGKPIAETPEADVGSAADCLEFFAGQASSLQGEYQLVPGGFFYTRPEPLGICAGIGAWNYPVQIAAWKSAPALAAGNAMIFKPAELTPLSALRLAELFKEAGLPDGVFNVVQGFAETGQALTAHPRIAKVSLTGEVGTGKAVMRAAADTLKGVTLELGGKSPLIVFDDADLDNAVGAAMLGNFYTQGQICTNSTRVFLHEKIKDRFVEKLLVRVARLRLGDPLDPDTDVGPLISAEHLQNVLGYMKKGVEEGGKLLIGGDRAEVPGCENGNFIQPTVFDGLNDSMTIVREEIFGPVLSLLSFSDEREVLQRANNTEFGLAGGVFTRDIQRAHRVAEKLDAGIVWINHYNITPVEMPFGGFKQSGIGKENSRRAFEHYTRLKTVYVAEGDVDSPY; this is encoded by the coding sequence ATGTCCCTGCTCGACGATCGCCTGCTGTGGATCGGTGGCCAGTATGTGGCTGCCGAGGACGGCACCTTTTTCGATACCCTCAACCCGGCCACCGGCGCAGTTATCTGCCGGGTGGCCCGCGCCAGTGCCGCGGATGTGGATAAAGCCGTGGCCGCCGCGGAGCTGGGCCAAGCCGAGTGGGCGGCGATGAGCGGCGCCGAGCGCGGCCGTATACTGCAGCGTACCGCAGAGCTGCTGCGTGCCCACTGCGATGAAGTCGCGCGGCTGGAATCCCTCGATGGCGGCAAGCCGATTGCCGAGACGCCGGAGGCGGATGTGGGCTCGGCGGCCGACTGCCTCGAATTTTTTGCCGGCCAGGCGTCGTCGTTGCAGGGGGAATACCAGCTGGTGCCGGGGGGCTTTTTCTATACCCGCCCGGAACCGCTCGGCATCTGCGCCGGTATCGGTGCGTGGAATTACCCGGTACAGATCGCCGCATGGAAATCGGCTCCGGCCCTGGCGGCCGGCAACGCCATGATTTTCAAACCGGCCGAGCTGACCCCGCTCAGCGCACTGCGGCTGGCGGAACTGTTCAAGGAAGCGGGGCTGCCGGACGGTGTTTTCAATGTAGTGCAGGGTTTTGCCGAAACCGGCCAGGCGCTGACCGCGCACCCGCGCATCGCCAAGGTCTCGCTGACCGGCGAGGTGGGTACCGGCAAGGCGGTGATGCGCGCCGCTGCCGATACGCTCAAAGGCGTCACGCTGGAGCTCGGCGGCAAGTCGCCGCTGATCGTGTTCGACGATGCCGACCTCGACAACGCCGTGGGTGCGGCGATGCTCGGCAATTTCTACACCCAGGGGCAGATCTGTACCAACAGTACCCGGGTGTTCCTGCACGAAAAGATCAAAGACCGGTTTGTGGAAAAACTGCTGGTGCGGGTGGCCAGGCTCAGGCTGGGCGACCCGCTGGATCCCGACACCGATGTGGGCCCGCTGATCAGCGCCGAGCATCTGCAGAATGTACTCGGCTATATGAAAAAAGGGGTAGAAGAGGGTGGCAAGCTGCTGATCGGTGGCGACCGCGCGGAGGTGCCGGGGTGCGAGAACGGCAACTTCATACAGCCCACGGTGTTCGACGGGCTCAACGACAGCATGACCATCGTACGCGAGGAAATCTTTGGCCCGGTCCTGTCACTACTCAGTTTCAGTGACGAGCGCGAAGTGCTGCAGCGGGCCAACAATACCGAGTTCGGTCTCGCCGGTGGTGTATTTACCCGCGACATCCAGCGCGCCCACCGGGTCGCGGAGAAGCTGGATGCCGGCATTGTGTGGATCAACCACTACAACATCACACCGGTGGAAATGCCGTTTGGCGGTTTCAAGCAGTCGGGCATCGGCAAGGAAAACAGCCGCCGCGCTTTCGAGCACTACACGCGGCTGAAAACCGTCTATGTGGCCGAGGGCGATGTGGATTCGCCCTACTGA